One Danio aesculapii chromosome 11, fDanAes4.1, whole genome shotgun sequence genomic region harbors:
- the b3gnt5a gene encoding LOW QUALITY PROTEIN: lactosylceramide 1,3-N-acetyl-beta-D-glucosaminyltransferase A (The sequence of the model RefSeq protein was modified relative to this genomic sequence to represent the inferred CDS: deleted 1 base in 1 codon), with the protein MFMNCRRVKKWHFLQLLSMCCVMSVLMVCWEHVDHHVVSHVKSYSYRYLINSYDFINKSLSVSPEEAARFGSFPYLLDRRDVCKNKDVLLLLFVKSSPGNFKRRQAIRSTWGNESYISQELGVVVKVVFAMGVRPDRSGHKTLQKELRKEHMTHHDLIQQDFLDTFHNLTVKLLLQFRWTHENCAHAHFLMSADDDVFIHVPNLVHYLQELRRQNVRNLWVGHVHRGAPPVRKRDSKYYMPFDMYQWSSYPDYTAGAGYVVSGDVAAKIYQATQSLNASMYIDDVFMGICAIAAGVSPQEHVYFSGEGKTPYHPCIYEKMITSHGHEGDIRYLWKAATAPQVEGISSGLLGKLYCAAVKMTLLCKPYFTNTYSCMAAFT; encoded by the exons ATGTTCATGAATTGCAGAAGGGTGAAAAAATGGCATTTCCTCCAGCTTCTCTCGATGTGCTGTGTCATGTCAGTCCTTATGGTTTGTTGGGAGCACGTGGACCATCACGTTGTGAGCCATGTGAAATCCTACTCCTACCGCTATCTAATAAACAGCTACGACTTCATCAACAAAAGCCTCAGTGTCAGCCCGGAGGAAGCCGCCAGGTTCGGTAGCTTCCCGTATTTGCTTGACCGCAGGGACGTTTGTAAAAACAAAGACGTCCTGCTTTTGCTCTTCGTCAAGTCCTCACCAGGAAACTTCAAAAGGCGGCAGGCCATACGCTCCACTTGGGGCAACGAGTCCTATATTAGTCAGGAACTCGGCGTTGTCGTCAAGGTAGTGTTTGCTATGGGAGTTCGCCCTGACAGATCCGGACATAAAACACTGCAGAAGGAACTGCGCAAGGAGCACATGACCCACCATGACCTGATTCAACAGGACTTCCTTGACACATTCCACAACCTCACTGTGAAACTGCTGCTTCAGTTCCGCTGGACGCACGAAAACTGCGCACATGCCCACTTCCTAATGAGTGCGGACGATGATGTCTTCATCCATGTGCCTAATCTAGTGCACTACCTCCAGGAGCTCAGAAGACAGAACGTACGCAACCTCTGGGTCGGCCACGTTCATAGG GGGGCGCCGCCTGTTCGGAAGCGGGACAGCAAGTATTACATGCCATTTGACATGTATCAGTGGTCCTCCTACCCGGATTACACTGCTGGCGCCGGGTATGTCGTTTCTGGCGACGTGGCAGCCAAAATCTACCAGGCCACGCAGTCTCTAAACGCCTCAATGTATATCGATGACGTCTTCATGGGCATCTGTGCCATCGCTGCAGGCGTCTCGCCTCAGGAACATGTTTACTTCTCGGGTGAGGGGAAAACGCCTTATCACCCGTGCATCTACGAAAAGATGATCACCTCTCACGGACACGAGGGCGATATCAGGTACCTGTGGAAGGCTGCGACCGCCCCGCAGGTAGAAGGTATTTCGTCTGGTTTGTTAGGGAAGTTGTATTGTGCAGCTGTGAAAATGACGCTGCTTTGTAAGCCCTACTTTACGAACACGTATTCATGCATGGCAGCTTTTACATGA